Proteins from a genomic interval of Oceanispirochaeta crateris:
- a CDS encoding ankyrin repeat domain-containing protein — protein MLSLTHEMKEEIRQVCMDMPGAEINRMIRRGISPFRLLILGSQTNSIPLIEQSLKEGAEINGRDQESWTPLMHASYYNHQEAIDCLLSHNALVHPRSDQGESAVYIAQKERNMKTVNLFNERLHMVRMKHAGILIEALKTIELERQKRPEARDRTALALSCIDRGYVWWIGEEYPQKVKKLFKKAYHLDPRVGAFPYASILASSGSHNEALDILEMIHKKKWTTIPREGMIESGLFVNLEGSDRWKRIMKRWPEPQGRSATA, from the coding sequence TTGCTTTCATTAACACATGAAATGAAAGAAGAGATAAGACAAGTGTGCATGGATATGCCCGGTGCAGAGATCAATCGGATGATCAGAAGAGGGATTTCCCCCTTTAGACTTCTTATACTTGGGTCCCAGACTAATTCAATTCCTCTAATTGAACAGTCCCTGAAAGAAGGAGCTGAAATAAACGGTAGAGATCAGGAATCCTGGACACCTTTGATGCATGCCTCCTATTACAATCATCAGGAAGCCATAGACTGTCTTTTGAGTCATAATGCTCTGGTACATCCCCGTTCCGACCAGGGTGAATCAGCGGTCTACATTGCCCAAAAAGAACGGAATATGAAAACGGTCAATCTTTTTAATGAACGTCTCCACATGGTCAGAATGAAACATGCAGGGATTCTCATCGAAGCCTTGAAAACCATTGAATTAGAACGTCAGAAACGGCCTGAAGCCCGGGATAGAACGGCTTTGGCCTTGTCGTGCATAGACCGCGGATATGTATGGTGGATTGGAGAAGAGTACCCTCAGAAAGTAAAAAAGCTTTTCAAAAAGGCTTATCACTTGGATCCACGTGTGGGAGCGTTTCCTTATGCCTCCATACTGGCCTCATCAGGAAGCCATAATGAAGCGTTGGATATTCTGGAGATGATTCATAAGAAGAAATGGACAACGATACCTCGTGAAGGGATGATTGAAAGTGGATTATTTGTGAACCTGGAAGGCTCAGACCGTTGGAAAAGAATCATGAAAAGATGGCCGGAACCTCAGGGAAGATCTGCCACCGCCTGA
- a CDS encoding NUDIX hydrolase — MFSYCPQCKSDQLEYTKQKRTHCLSCGFVFYQNTAAAVAVLVKFENRFIVLKRGRNPGKGMLDLPGGFVDPGESAEAGCHREIKEELGISVQNITYVGSCPNIYPYKGVTYTTCDLFFIAECIDTNFVRQIDEVDEILLLERDEIKIELFAFESIRNFLKDHFTEVTA, encoded by the coding sequence ATGTTTTCATATTGTCCCCAATGTAAATCAGACCAGCTTGAATATACAAAGCAGAAGCGGACTCATTGCCTCTCCTGCGGTTTTGTTTTCTACCAGAATACAGCGGCCGCTGTAGCCGTTCTTGTTAAATTTGAAAATAGGTTTATAGTTCTAAAAAGGGGTCGAAACCCCGGGAAGGGAATGCTCGATTTACCTGGTGGTTTTGTTGACCCGGGGGAATCCGCCGAAGCCGGCTGTCACCGTGAAATAAAGGAAGAATTGGGAATATCAGTACAAAATATCACTTATGTTGGCAGCTGTCCTAATATTTACCCTTATAAAGGTGTAACCTATACCACATGTGACCTGTTTTTTATAGCAGAATGCATTGATACGAACTTCGTAAGACAGATAGATGAAGTGGATGAAATTCTTCTTCTCGAAAGGGATGAAATAAAAATTGAACTTTTTGCATTTGAATCGATCAGGAACTTCCTGAAAGATCATTTTACAGAGGTAACTGCTTGA
- a CDS encoding nitroreductase family protein, which yields MDFFEAVVKRQSYRGKMDQTPLPLENLKKIVQAGIDAPSGKNGQTTGFIIIQDESIVQKIREMPGAGGSMATAPAFIACHISKDSVQDSGPKGFEIEDCAAAVENILLAATALGYSTVWIDGWLRSENRAETLGSLCGLDDERIIRILIPVGKALAEQKRPAKQSFNERVSII from the coding sequence ATGGATTTTTTCGAAGCAGTAGTAAAAAGACAGAGTTATAGAGGAAAAATGGACCAAACTCCTCTTCCCCTTGAAAACTTGAAAAAAATTGTACAGGCAGGAATTGATGCCCCGTCAGGTAAAAATGGACAGACTACTGGATTCATTATCATTCAGGATGAATCCATTGTTCAAAAAATCAGAGAAATGCCTGGAGCCGGTGGATCAATGGCTACAGCGCCGGCATTTATTGCCTGTCATATCAGTAAAGATTCTGTGCAGGATTCTGGACCTAAAGGCTTTGAAATAGAAGATTGTGCGGCAGCGGTTGAAAATATTCTTTTGGCTGCCACAGCCCTTGGGTATAGCACCGTGTGGATTGACGGCTGGCTTCGAAGTGAAAACCGGGCCGAGACTCTGGGGAGCCTCTGCGGTTTAGATGATGAGAGGATCATCCGGATTCTGATTCCTGTCGGCAAAGCTCTGGCTGAACAGAAAAGACCAGCTAAACAAAGTTTCAACGAAAGAGTCAGTATCATTTAA
- a CDS encoding ribonuclease H-like domain-containing protein has protein sequence MKPGLSDRLARLKKSQSSQPMTRIMSSSTAEGDISREIPSALKDDWKVLDKDLWVMERRCKSPLTDFKSSGLLVKDYPPQDQWLFYDTETTGLSGGAGNTAFLVGIGRPSGDEFLITQYFLRDYPGEPALLHYLKEEIARSELFISYNGKSFDKPLLETRFLMNRISCRMGPQLDLLYPVRSLFKNRLPNCRLGSVEELILGIHRTDDIPGSEIPDIWFEFLKEGSHPDLKRVMIHNDMDILSLAVLLNALENYMHFPDSLPICDSFALGRFLLDRNDPRALSFLESSVDQGDQRGEVLLSLHWKRQGEWEKAVQIWTNILKKRQSPFASVEMAKYLEHKKKDIPAALDIIDHLMRSMRPKSMLQKEELLHRRTRLIRKKETFVADTPCETVE, from the coding sequence TTGAAACCTGGGCTGTCTGATCGACTGGCCAGGTTGAAGAAGTCTCAGTCTTCCCAGCCTATGACTCGAATAATGAGCTCATCCACTGCAGAGGGGGACATCAGCCGTGAGATTCCTTCCGCACTGAAGGATGACTGGAAGGTCCTGGACAAAGATCTCTGGGTCATGGAACGACGTTGTAAGTCTCCTCTGACCGATTTTAAATCCAGTGGGCTTCTGGTAAAAGATTATCCTCCCCAGGATCAATGGTTGTTTTATGATACCGAAACTACAGGTCTGTCAGGGGGGGCTGGAAATACGGCTTTCCTCGTCGGCATAGGGCGTCCCTCGGGCGATGAGTTTCTTATCACTCAGTACTTTCTAAGGGATTATCCCGGAGAACCGGCTTTGCTTCATTATCTAAAGGAAGAAATTGCCAGGTCGGAGCTTTTTATATCGTACAATGGTAAATCCTTTGACAAACCCCTCCTTGAAACCAGATTCCTTATGAACAGGATAAGTTGCCGGATGGGACCGCAGCTGGATTTGCTGTATCCGGTTAGATCCCTCTTTAAAAACCGCTTACCCAATTGCCGCTTGGGCTCTGTGGAAGAGCTTATATTGGGGATTCACAGAACTGATGATATTCCCGGTTCTGAGATTCCCGATATATGGTTTGAATTTCTTAAAGAAGGGAGCCATCCTGATTTGAAGAGGGTCATGATTCACAATGACATGGATATTCTTTCTCTGGCGGTGCTGTTGAATGCCCTGGAGAATTATATGCATTTCCCCGATTCCCTACCGATATGCGACTCCTTTGCTCTAGGACGTTTTCTATTAGACAGGAATGATCCCAGGGCGTTGTCTTTCCTAGAGTCCTCTGTGGATCAAGGAGATCAGCGGGGCGAGGTTCTCTTGTCGCTTCACTGGAAACGTCAGGGTGAATGGGAAAAGGCGGTGCAAATCTGGACAAATATTTTAAAAAAGCGTCAATCTCCCTTTGCTTCGGTGGAAATGGCTAAATATCTCGAACATAAAAAGAAAGATATTCCAGCCGCATTGGACATCATTGATCATCTCATGAGGAGCATGCGCCCTAAGAGTATGCTCCAGAAGGAAGAACTTCTACATAGAAGAACCCGGCTTATAAGAAAAAAAGAGACTTTCGTTGCAGATACACCTTGTGAAACTGTAGAATGA
- a CDS encoding aminotransferase class III-fold pyridoxal phosphate-dependent enzyme, which produces MSANEKYKTSQDLFERAVKVIPGGIYGSKSPGFTVPGEFPYFFTEGEGCRVKDADGNSYIDYLCGFGSMILGFGNSVVDDPAVVQLRKGDLLNCPSPVFVELAERLCKLIDGMGWSVFAKNGSDATTLAVTMSRVHTGKRRVLMAKGAYHGSANWCSANEYPVLDDRDYVHTFPYGDEEALKELFDRYRDEIACIILTPYHHPTYTDQVLPQHTWYPLVESLCEKEHALFIMDDIRANFRLSLHGSHHYFNAHPHLVTMGKSLANGYPIAALMGTPELKKAASSLFITGTFWTSSVPMVAAMHCLKAMEEWDVQNHMNQMGKMLKDGLKSAAEAEGLKVNLSGPDAIPFMTFPDDPNLYHNQIFSAAMARRGVYLHPHHNWFLSYAHKTEDIEETIDKAGDSFKEVKRHFSK; this is translated from the coding sequence ATGAGTGCGAATGAAAAATACAAAACAAGTCAGGATCTGTTTGAGCGTGCTGTAAAAGTCATTCCCGGTGGTATCTATGGATCTAAGAGTCCTGGTTTTACGGTTCCCGGGGAGTTTCCCTATTTCTTTACAGAAGGGGAAGGCTGCCGGGTCAAAGATGCAGACGGCAACAGTTATATTGATTACCTCTGTGGGTTTGGTTCTATGATTCTGGGTTTTGGAAACTCAGTTGTGGATGATCCTGCGGTTGTTCAACTCCGAAAAGGAGATCTTCTCAATTGTCCCTCCCCGGTGTTTGTAGAACTGGCAGAACGGCTTTGCAAGCTTATTGATGGAATGGGTTGGTCTGTTTTTGCCAAGAATGGTTCTGATGCAACAACTCTTGCGGTCACAATGTCACGGGTTCATACGGGTAAAAGAAGAGTTCTGATGGCTAAAGGAGCTTATCACGGCTCAGCTAATTGGTGTTCTGCCAATGAATATCCTGTTCTGGATGACCGGGATTATGTCCATACATTTCCTTATGGAGATGAAGAAGCTCTTAAAGAACTCTTTGACAGATACCGGGATGAGATAGCCTGTATCATCCTTACCCCCTATCATCATCCTACCTACACAGATCAGGTTCTTCCTCAACACACTTGGTATCCCCTTGTTGAGTCTTTGTGTGAAAAAGAACATGCACTGTTTATCATGGATGATATTCGGGCCAATTTCCGTCTTTCCCTTCATGGTTCGCATCATTATTTCAATGCTCATCCTCACCTTGTGACCATGGGAAAGTCTTTGGCTAACGGATATCCTATTGCGGCTCTCATGGGAACGCCGGAACTTAAAAAAGCCGCTAGTAGTCTTTTTATTACGGGAACATTTTGGACTTCTTCGGTACCTATGGTGGCAGCCATGCATTGCCTGAAGGCCATGGAGGAATGGGATGTTCAAAATCATATGAACCAGATGGGAAAAATGTTAAAAGACGGACTAAAGAGTGCAGCAGAAGCCGAAGGGTTGAAGGTCAATTTATCTGGTCCCGATGCCATTCCATTTATGACTTTTCCTGATGATCCCAATCTCTATCATAACCAGATTTTTTCGGCAGCCATGGCGAGGCGGGGGGTCTATCTCCATCCGCATCACAATTGGTTCTTATCTTATGCTCATAAAACAGAAGATATAGAGGAAACTATTGACAAAGCAGGAGATAGTTTTAAGGAAGTTAAAAGGCATTTTTCAAAGTAG
- a CDS encoding TIGR00730 family Rossman fold protein: protein MKSICVFCGSSTGSKAEYTAAAVSLGAELAQRKIRLVYGGGSVGLMGSLAQSVLDQGGQVLGIIPEAIHKKVAPLQGGQIIVVKDMHSRKMKMHEQSDGFIALPGGIGTYEELLEAYTWSQLGFHEKPVAILNTLGYYNSLIEQIEHSVREGFLKQGHKESLLIENDPQHLLEAMESHEHQAVDKFTDRFPGGN from the coding sequence ATGAAGAGTATATGTGTTTTTTGCGGATCAAGTACTGGTTCTAAAGCTGAGTATACTGCCGCCGCAGTCAGCCTGGGAGCAGAGTTAGCCCAAAGGAAAATCCGTCTTGTTTACGGAGGAGGGAGTGTTGGTCTTATGGGAAGCCTGGCTCAGTCGGTGCTGGATCAAGGAGGGCAGGTTCTGGGGATAATACCCGAAGCAATACATAAAAAGGTCGCCCCCCTACAGGGAGGTCAGATCATTGTTGTTAAGGATATGCACAGCCGTAAAATGAAGATGCATGAACAATCCGATGGCTTCATTGCTCTGCCCGGAGGAATCGGCACATATGAAGAATTGCTGGAAGCCTATACATGGAGTCAGCTTGGATTTCATGAGAAACCGGTAGCCATATTGAATACACTTGGTTATTACAATAGTCTTATCGAGCAGATTGAACATAGTGTGAGGGAGGGGTTCCTAAAGCAGGGGCATAAAGAATCTCTTCTCATTGAAAATGATCCACAGCATCTACTGGAAGCCATGGAATCTCATGAACACCAAGCTGTGGATAAATTTACCGACAGATTCCCAGGAGGTAACTGA
- a CDS encoding THUMP domain-containing class I SAM-dependent RNA methyltransferase, producing the protein MINQKSLERRIKRHIIAGKHTLFGAIQPGLEEAGERELSQLGLTPVREKEPGSLCTNISLDELWKTVLLSRSFSRLYLRLDSFKSSGFMELKQKLARIQWSLYLREGCSFKIKLTTRHCRLHVEDKIIKSLNHCMQDHYVQLEGRPPVYTDTKEKDAAIQTIIIRGVDDHFTISLDAGGGALYERGYRKFINDAPLKENIAAALLILSDLPENTLLLDAMSGSGTFALEGLGYSRGLLTAPNRNYPFENWPSFRPGRFQWLKKEIMKEMKPGWQIAAADIDEKSIGAGRENLKLMASQCSVDPGACEFIKEDFFNKTALIDSGDRKPFLILNPPYGRRLSLEDQEAFFRKIGRQILEKYKGIPWGIIVPGLECEKALGLKWEKKYLFKNGGYPVSYLLGICR; encoded by the coding sequence ATGATAAATCAAAAATCTCTGGAACGCCGAATCAAGCGTCATATAATCGCCGGAAAACATACTCTATTCGGTGCCATCCAACCGGGACTGGAAGAAGCCGGAGAAAGGGAGCTCAGTCAATTGGGGCTGACTCCTGTAAGAGAAAAAGAACCGGGAAGCCTCTGTACAAACATCAGTCTTGATGAACTTTGGAAAACGGTGCTCTTGTCCAGAAGTTTTTCAAGGCTATACCTTCGTCTTGACAGCTTTAAATCCAGTGGTTTTATGGAACTCAAACAGAAATTGGCAAGGATTCAATGGAGTTTATACCTAAGGGAAGGATGTAGCTTCAAAATAAAATTAACGACAAGACACTGCCGGCTGCATGTGGAAGACAAGATCATAAAATCCTTGAATCACTGCATGCAGGACCACTACGTACAGTTGGAAGGAAGACCTCCTGTCTATACGGATACCAAAGAAAAAGATGCAGCCATACAAACCATCATCATACGGGGAGTGGATGATCACTTTACCATAAGCCTGGATGCCGGTGGCGGTGCCCTTTATGAAAGGGGATATAGAAAATTTATAAATGATGCCCCTTTAAAAGAAAATATTGCGGCGGCTCTGCTCATTCTTTCAGATTTACCCGAAAACACCCTTCTTCTGGATGCTATGAGCGGCAGCGGTACCTTTGCCCTGGAAGGTCTGGGATATTCAAGGGGCCTTTTAACGGCTCCCAACAGGAATTATCCTTTTGAAAACTGGCCCTCTTTCAGACCAGGCAGGTTCCAATGGCTTAAAAAAGAGATCATGAAAGAAATGAAACCGGGATGGCAGATAGCTGCGGCAGATATAGATGAAAAGAGCATAGGAGCCGGGCGTGAAAACTTGAAGTTAATGGCTTCTCAATGCTCTGTAGATCCTGGGGCCTGTGAATTCATCAAAGAAGATTTCTTCAATAAAACGGCTCTGATTGACAGTGGGGACAGGAAACCCTTTTTAATCCTGAATCCGCCCTATGGCAGACGCCTTTCATTGGAAGACCAGGAAGCATTTTTTAGAAAAATAGGTCGTCAGATATTGGAAAAATACAAAGGGATTCCCTGGGGTATTATTGTCCCCGGGCTGGAATGTGAAAAGGCTCTCGGCCTGAAGTGGGAGAAGAAATACCTATTCAAAAACGGTGGCTATCCCGTCAGTTACCTCCTGGGAATCTGTCGGTAA
- a CDS encoding zinc-dependent metalloprotease family protein: protein MRKAVFIFFIVLIIVGYNSCELFIEDSDTFVYDDGIPDEYEQEGTSYYGMPLYDWGARAGFADLFVHIAPMEPGLDPNSSDYYDAGMLLQKSALDKVVAAFAEEGIALHFDVGSRGLYDGYTEITGRGVSQYNLSDEDHRVDYNPAITLSSNTVPSEMDATKFVFVDELKAASFPSERYQIFYFMVFGSSQEDSGDGGSSGIAYLGGRDFLITLAKWGLNLWQYDDYGFTLDEFKNRVINYQASTIMHEFGHNLGLSHGGNESLNYKPNYYSIMNYLYQIQGLPRIGSNEGDRYYYERYSLEVFYESGDEEKWSDLLISTNPYYFNDSFFSSTFRMDYSHGNGGDLNENLLYERNGLMQDSSSSIDWNGNGSSSDLISTNINPSYDSNLSTLSDYNDWDNLYFYYYYLNKSGSRSIAESNQEYVVEYDKPAVLLPLQRE, encoded by the coding sequence ATGAGAAAAGCCGTATTCATTTTTTTTATAGTATTAATCATTGTTGGTTATAATTCTTGTGAACTATTTATTGAGGATAGTGATACCTTTGTATATGATGATGGTATCCCAGATGAATATGAGCAAGAAGGCACAAGCTATTATGGAATGCCCTTATATGATTGGGGCGCTCGTGCGGGGTTTGCTGATTTATTTGTGCATATTGCTCCCATGGAACCGGGACTTGATCCAAACTCATCCGATTATTATGATGCCGGAATGTTACTTCAAAAGAGTGCATTAGACAAAGTCGTTGCAGCTTTTGCAGAGGAGGGTATTGCCCTTCACTTCGATGTCGGGAGTAGAGGTTTATATGATGGATACACAGAAATCACTGGAAGAGGTGTCAGTCAGTATAACCTCAGTGATGAAGATCATCGTGTAGACTATAATCCCGCAATAACCTTATCATCCAATACTGTTCCATCAGAGATGGATGCTACAAAATTTGTCTTTGTAGATGAGCTCAAAGCTGCATCATTTCCCTCTGAGCGCTATCAGATCTTTTATTTTATGGTCTTCGGTTCGTCTCAAGAAGATAGTGGGGATGGCGGTTCTTCAGGAATTGCCTATCTTGGAGGGCGTGATTTTCTGATCACATTGGCAAAATGGGGATTGAACTTATGGCAATATGATGACTATGGCTTCACTTTGGATGAATTCAAAAATAGGGTCATCAATTACCAAGCTTCAACGATTATGCATGAATTTGGACACAATCTGGGGCTTTCCCATGGTGGGAATGAAAGTTTGAATTACAAACCAAACTATTACAGTATTATGAACTACCTATATCAAATTCAAGGTTTGCCCAGGATCGGTTCCAATGAGGGGGATCGCTATTATTATGAACGATATTCTTTAGAGGTATTCTATGAGAGTGGGGATGAAGAAAAATGGAGTGATTTATTGATTTCTACAAATCCATATTACTTTAATGATAGTTTTTTTTCATCAACCTTTAGAATGGATTATTCCCATGGGAATGGTGGAGATCTGAATGAAAATCTTTTATATGAGCGAAATGGCTTGATGCAGGATAGCTCTTCTTCCATTGATTGGAATGGTAATGGGAGCTCATCAGACTTAATTTCAACGAATATCAATCCTAGCTATGACAGTAATCTTTCGACACTAAGTGATTATAACGATTGGGATAATCTTTATTTTTACTATTATTATTTGAATAAAAGTGGCAGCAGAAGTATTGCCGAGTCAAATCAGGAATATGTGGTTGAATATGACAAACCAGCTGTATTATTGCCTCTGCAAAGGGAGTAA
- the hrpB gene encoding ATP-dependent helicase HrpB: protein MKTQLFHSFPVSSLFEELKSQWSSYQRILLKADPGAGKSTILPLFILSENLSEEKILILEPRRMAARSLARYMSNLMGYKCGELIGYRVKGDVCCSPDARIEIVTEGVFVRIIQDNPFLDGFSLVIMDEFHERNLFTDLSFAFLFDVQTNIRSNLKWIIMTATPEVERLKKVLPDILYLQTQGRMFPVTIESDGHSLETRIRTSRIRTVLKNALEKTDGNILIFLPGEGEILDLIKEIVDHPFDSKIQVLPLYARLPSAEQDAVLNPSSSRMIVAATSIAETSLTIPGISCVIDTGLERKPSFDPNAGLTRLVTKAISKASASQRAGRAGRVKEGLCIRLWDENDERLMDDFAEPEILNADLSSLALELLVWGARTPEDLTWIDPPPRAHYHQALSLLYLLKIIDNNNHLRPEGRALAGAGVHPRLAHMLEQGRRDGCEQTACALAALLTEGDWMAYGKGSDIRLRLEALKDGRDSHSKKNRRIIRTWQSLLKTGKVQRHEIEPEDCAALLCHSYPDRIAGLRGERIYQMSGGGNCRLKAEDPVQTHEFLIAPLVGGFGDIPSCFLSSPLSRELLLKEFSSLMTEDYSYNWDEKKNRLSTVVTVKLGDLPLREDKRVPHLSELDVSASLTSFFKKKGLSCFPWRKEDLSFLNRLRFAGALKKSPENWPDMREEALLGSLELWFFPLFVDGKLEGTIKEGLGHLLNWEQRQFLDKNVPERLTVPSGSRIRIDYSIPGSAAVDVRLQELFGLTETPLLGGEIPLLFRLLNPAQRPIQLTSDLKSFWQNTYQDVRKELRGRYPKHYWPEDPTQAEPTSRVRPRK, encoded by the coding sequence ATGAAGACTCAACTGTTTCACTCCTTTCCTGTCTCATCCCTGTTTGAAGAATTGAAGTCTCAATGGAGTTCTTATCAGAGAATCCTCCTGAAGGCCGATCCCGGAGCGGGAAAGTCGACAATCCTTCCTCTGTTTATACTCAGTGAAAACCTGAGCGAAGAAAAAATTCTCATCCTGGAGCCCAGACGCATGGCTGCTCGTTCTCTCGCCAGGTATATGTCTAATTTGATGGGATACAAATGTGGTGAATTGATAGGCTATCGAGTTAAAGGTGATGTCTGCTGCAGCCCCGATGCACGGATTGAAATCGTCACAGAAGGGGTCTTTGTAAGGATCATTCAGGATAATCCTTTTCTGGATGGGTTCTCCCTTGTCATTATGGATGAGTTTCATGAAAGGAATCTTTTTACAGACCTTTCCTTTGCATTCCTGTTCGATGTACAGACCAATATTAGATCCAACTTGAAATGGATCATCATGACAGCTACCCCCGAAGTGGAGAGGCTAAAAAAGGTTCTTCCAGATATTTTATATCTACAGACACAGGGTAGGATGTTTCCTGTAACTATAGAGTCAGATGGACATTCTCTTGAAACCCGTATCAGAACTTCAAGAATCAGAACTGTATTGAAAAATGCCCTTGAAAAAACCGATGGCAATATTCTTATTTTTCTCCCAGGAGAGGGTGAGATTCTGGATCTTATAAAAGAGATAGTAGATCATCCCTTTGACTCAAAAATACAAGTTTTACCGCTATACGCTCGCTTACCCTCGGCCGAACAGGATGCTGTATTGAATCCTTCAAGCAGTCGTATGATTGTAGCCGCGACCTCTATTGCCGAAACGAGTTTAACCATCCCCGGTATCAGCTGTGTCATTGACACGGGGCTGGAAAGAAAACCCAGTTTTGACCCTAATGCCGGACTCACCAGACTGGTAACCAAAGCCATTTCAAAAGCATCTGCCAGTCAGAGAGCCGGGCGAGCCGGCCGTGTTAAAGAGGGTTTGTGTATCAGGCTCTGGGATGAAAATGACGAGAGACTCATGGATGATTTTGCCGAACCGGAAATCCTGAATGCCGATTTATCCTCTCTGGCTCTGGAACTCCTTGTCTGGGGTGCCCGTACCCCGGAAGACCTTACTTGGATTGATCCGCCACCCCGTGCCCATTACCATCAGGCTCTTTCTCTCTTATATCTCCTTAAGATTATTGATAACAATAACCATCTGCGACCGGAAGGCAGGGCTCTGGCAGGAGCCGGAGTCCATCCGCGCCTGGCTCATATGCTGGAACAAGGAAGAAGAGATGGGTGTGAACAAACAGCCTGCGCTCTGGCGGCTTTACTGACAGAAGGGGACTGGATGGCCTATGGGAAGGGATCAGATATCAGGCTGCGCCTGGAGGCCCTCAAGGATGGGCGGGATAGTCATTCAAAAAAAAATCGACGGATTATCAGAACCTGGCAAAGTTTGTTAAAGACGGGGAAAGTGCAGAGGCATGAGATTGAACCCGAGGATTGTGCAGCACTTCTTTGTCACTCCTATCCTGACAGGATTGCAGGATTAAGAGGGGAAAGAATTTATCAGATGTCCGGTGGGGGAAACTGTCGTTTGAAGGCTGAAGATCCGGTTCAAACTCATGAATTCCTGATCGCACCACTTGTGGGCGGTTTTGGGGATATTCCCTCTTGTTTTTTATCATCTCCCCTGAGTAGAGAACTATTATTAAAAGAGTTCTCATCTTTGATGACAGAAGATTATTCTTATAATTGGGATGAAAAAAAGAACAGATTGAGTACTGTGGTGACAGTCAAGCTGGGTGACCTACCCTTAAGAGAAGACAAGAGGGTACCCCATCTTTCAGAACTAGATGTATCTGCTTCATTGACTTCGTTTTTTAAGAAGAAAGGTCTTTCTTGTTTCCCCTGGAGAAAAGAAGATCTTTCATTTTTAAATCGACTGCGGTTTGCAGGGGCTTTGAAAAAATCGCCTGAGAATTGGCCGGATATGAGGGAAGAAGCTCTTTTAGGATCACTTGAATTATGGTTCTTTCCATTATTTGTGGATGGAAAATTGGAGGGAACCATAAAAGAAGGATTGGGTCACCTGTTAAACTGGGAACAGAGACAATTCCTGGATAAGAATGTTCCGGAGCGTCTCACCGTACCATCGGGAAGCCGCATACGAATAGACTATTCTATTCCCGGATCGGCGGCTGTGGATGTGAGGCTTCAAGAACTCTTCGGTCTTACAGAGACACCCCTTTTGGGAGGAGAAATCCCTCTGTTATTCAGGTTGTTGAATCCGGCACAAAGGCCCATCCAATTGACAAGCGATTTAAAGAGTTTCTGGCAAAACACCTACCAGGATGTGAGGAAAGAGTTGAGGGGACGCTATCCGAAACACTACTGGCCTGAAGATCCCACACAGGCGGAACCGACCAGTAGGGTCAGACCAAGAAAATAA